A single window of Plasmodium malariae genome assembly, chromosome: 8 DNA harbors:
- the PmUG01_08044900 gene encoding phosphatidylinositol 3-and 4-kinase, putative, translating into MGSSSLPMSQQMYFSTHNALRINEENDVISTLFYEINGNRHISLLIFPFYDVQMLKRLLIKKLNLPGGVKVNDIIIFYKGIKLPNYRIISTYLDNSNRREKKKKKRINKLYWAIKDTNPNSSIRVIDNKSYPSFFENILNDIKLAFKKNISPKLTMDGTGGTYLLFNAKKKVCSVFKPIDEEAFAPCNPRGYEGKMYQEGFRSGVLSGEGASREIAAYILDNNYNNFSNVPCTIMVEACNPYFNNKSKFKYIDNESNLKWKCGSLQEFIDSRESVGNYDFKQFSIRDIHKIAILDIRVMNLDRNDGNILVSPLKSLKDSCNQFLYRNNKCFSTNDEDILKRIVTIDKKPSRYSLIPIDHGLIMPHIMDVAEIDLVWFEWPQTKVPFDDEELEVIFTFDPDRDAEKIRNKLLIREDCIRTMRVCTRLLQIGARMHLNLHEIAKISTRKNIDEESILEHLVRDSIIQAYQMMDCTSLMSTNRLGYILDLAEIKINKKKKVNKTKMSETNDEKVKVGEDSNEQGKNANAQEKSSSFTAQMKYVYPDNNSNNSNNNCSSSNNMKECICTSVSFKDVREELPSEEDSFSKDKLLTMVCSDVDVSRSDDTNGQTITTVAISTATGAITATTTVGTTSNKCSLKNAHSRSPTENGLHSVKTKEEEESENGNSAYEFLHSSDIVESSKKTNNIYKDSKSFINELENTSCNEVGTGCSTLYKDNDICKKEQNGVSNKKNKISSNSFSYGSGYNTLVTGSSSSYNDDKDNYSMRNAFPKDGVNKNVYTRPRMDKWFYKNDEGKDAKAKKKKKKIKKKIKSDEEEDEKHYTYEIKDVHDVDENEIIKDEQSEAQQMQMHKDLPDGTGEAEENVDNNNNNNSDKDNDHNVDDDEEEENDDDDDDDDDDDDDDDEEEDDDDDEEEENDDDNATFKKKTGTIKRISENTGTAYRNIEMNKINSIWMIRDKNNKIINVKWENKIFEKLFFETFENYVKKYINDYHPEWKQYPYNGSKITCIKHPYLNSIK; encoded by the exons ATGGGTAGCAGCAGCCTACCAATGTCACAGCAGATGTACTTTAGTACGCACAATGCTTTAAGAATAAATGAAGAGAATGATGTAATTAGTAcgttattttatgaaataaatggGAATAGACATATAAGTTTGttaatatttcctttttatgaTGTGCAAATGTTAAAAcgattattaataaaaaaattaaatttaccAGGAGGAGTAAAAGTAAacgatataataatattttataaaggtATAAAACTACCaaattatagaataattaGTACATATTTAGATAATTCAAATaggagagaaaaaaaaaagaaaaaaagaataaataaattatattggGCAATAAAAGATACTAATCCAAATTCATCAATAAGAGTTATAGACAATAAAAGTTATCCatctttttttgaaaatattttaaatgatataaaattagcttttaaaaaaaatatatcaccCAAATTAACAATGGATGGGACTGGAGGAACATATTTACTAtttaatgcaaaaaaaaaagtatgctCTGTTTTCAAACCAATAGATGAAGAAGCATTTGCTCCATGTAACCCACGTGGTTATGAAGGGAAAATGTATCAAGAAGGATTTAGATCAGGTGTACTCTCAGGGGAAGGAGCAAGTAGAGAAATTGCAGCATATATCTTGGATAATaactataataattttagtaaTGTACCTTGTACTATTATGGTAGAGGCATGCAAcccatattttaataataaaagtaaatttaaatatattgataatgaaagtaatttaaaatggaaatgtGGATCCTTACAAGAATTTATAGATTCAAGAGAGAGTGTTGGAAATTATGACTTCAAACAATTTAGCATAAGagatatacataaaattgcTATTCTTGATATAAGAGTTATGAACTTGGATAGAAATGATGGTAATATTTTAGTATCCCCTTTAAAAAGTTTGAAAGATTCGTGTAATCAGTTCTTGTACAggaataataaatgtttcAGCACCAACGACGAGGACATCCTCAAGCGCATAGTCACCATAGATAAGAAGCCGTCGCg ATATAGCTTAATACCCATAGACCATGGGCTTATAATGCCCCACATAATGGATGTCGCGGAAATTGACCTGGTTTGGTTCGAATGGCCCCAAACAAAA GTACCATTTGACGACGAAGAGCTGGAGGTTATATTTACATTCGACCCCGATAGGGATgctgaaaaaataagaaacaaattattaattagAGAAGACTGCATAAGGACCATGAGGGTGTGCACACGTCTTTTGCAAATAGGAGCAAGGATGCATTTGAATTTGCATGAAATTGCAAAAATAAGTACAAGAAAAAACATCGATGAGGAATCAATTCTGGAGCATTTAGTTAGGGACTCTATTATTCAA GCCTACCAGATGATGGACTGCACGTCTCTAATGAGTACGAACAGACTTGGGTACATCCTTGACCTGGCAGAGATTAagataaacaaaaagaagaaagtaaataaaacaaaaatgtcTGAAACTAATGATGAAAAAGTGAAAGTAGGTGAGGATTCGAATGAGCaaggaaaaaatgcaaaTGCGCAGGAAAAGTCGAGTAGTTTCACTGCACAAATGAAATATGTATATCCAGataataatagcaacaatagtaataacaattgTAGTAGTAGCAATAATATGAAGGAATGTATCTGCACTTCAGTTAGTTTCAAGGATGTAAGAGAGGAATTACCATCAGAAGAAGACTCTTTTTCCAAAGATAAGCTATTAACAATGGTTTGCAGTGATGTAGATGTAAGTAGGAGCGATGATACAAATGGTCAAACCATTACTACGGTAGCAATTTCGACTGCGACTGGTGCTATAACTGCTACTACGACTGTTGGTACTACTTCCAATAAGtgttcattaaaaaatgcGCATTCTCGTAGTCCAACGGAAAATGGTTTACACAGCGTGAAAACAAAAGAAGAGGAGGAGAGTGAAAATGGAAATAGCGCATATGAGTTTTTGCACTCCTCAGATATAGTTGAATCAagcaaaaaaacaaataatatttacaagGATAGTAAATCGTTTATCAACGAATTAGAGAATACATCGTGTAATGAAGTAGGTACTGGGTGCAGTACATTATACAAAGATAATGATATATGTAAGAAAGAGCAAAATGGAGtaagtaacaaaaaaaataaaatttcatcTAATTCATTTAGCTATGGAAGTGGGTATAATACTCTTGTTACAGGTAGTTCAAGCTCATATAACGATGATAAGGATAATTATTCGATGAGGAATGCTTTTCCAAAGGATGgcgtaaataaaaatgtatatacccGTCCGAGAATGGATAAATGGTTTTATAAGAATGACGAAGGAAAAGATGCAAAagctaaaaaaaagaagaaaaaaataaaaaaaaaaataaaaagtgatgaagaagaggatgaaaaacattatacatatgaaaTAAAGGATGTTCATGATGTCGATGAAAATGAAATCATCAAGGATGAACAGAGCGAGGCACAGCAGATGCAGATGCACAAGGATTTACCGGACGGTACCGGTGAAGCGGAGGAAAAtgttgataataataataataataacagtgaTAAGGATAATGATCACAATGTGGACGATGATGAGGAGGAAGAAAATGATGATGacgatgatgatgatgatgatgatgatgacgATGACGATGAGGAGGAAGACGATGATGACGATGAGGAGGAAGAAAATGATGATGACAATgctacttttaaaaaaaaaacaggtacaataaaaagaataagtgAAAATACTGGAACAGCATATAGAAATATagaaatgaacaaaataaattccaTTTGGATGATCagagataaaaataataaaataataaacgtaaaatgggaaaataaaattttcgaaaaacttttttttgaaacctttgaaaattatgtaaagaaatatattaatgattaTCACCCTGAATGGAAGCAGTATCCATACAATGGCTCAAAAATAACTTGCATAAAACATCCCTACTTAAACAGCATAAAATAG